TGCTGTATGACAGGAAAGGGGTTGCCCACGGTTCATGGGACTTGCAATGTGTTCTGTAGCTTTTAAAGTTTCACTTTGCAGGCTTTTTGTGTTTCTTCCccagttgccttttttttgttttccctctgtgtAATCTGATATCCCTGCAATGCAGCACTAAATTGTCCTTAACTGACATTTCAGCTTTCTGGGCTTCTTTCCTCCTTGCCCACCCAGAGTGGGGGATGGGGAAGGAGAAAACCTCTCTGTTGAAACTGGACTGCTGGGattcagctgccagctgaattGAAACCAGGACAAGAACAAACTATGAAAACTTCAAATAACAAAAAAGCAGAACATCAGGTAGGATTTTGCCAtttgtttttgtgggtttttttcttttttcttttttttttaaattaatctTACAAGAAGTCTTAAACAATTTCAAAAACTTACAAAATATATTCAAGTGTGGAAAGTTACTTTACTGATAAAACAGCATTTCTTTATAATGTACTTTTCTCCCATCAGGATAAGGAAGTGTAGACATATCAAAACCACAAAAGAATTCATTCACACGATCAGAACAAATATTTTTTCTCCATTTCAAGAAACGGCACAAGTATTTTGAGTTCATTTAACTGTAATATGCCAAAAGACCAAAGCAACATAAAAACAGTTACTAATACAAGGGAGTACACACTAAAGAAATCTATCAAGTCTTCAGTAGCCACAGTTTAGTGTGTGGAAGTGCTCAGCTCTTCAGCTGGCTTCATTTCACCAACTGATTATACATGAGTAAATTGGTATCAAACAGCAAAACATGGTATTATTAATCCCTGGTTACAGTTTAGAGCATGAACATGTAAATTTGGCTATCTGAGCAGAGTCAACAACAGAGAGAACTAAAGCTGTCACATGGTTTTGTACTGAATCAAACACAAAGCACTTGTATGTTTTCTCCCGCTCATTTCAGCACAGAAATTCTAATGAACAGCACATTGCTGCAGCACCTTTAATTTCTCCTGCTAGCACAGAAGAGATGTTTCATTTATGCCATTAATTAGTTGCAAAATAACTGATTTAATCCAATAGCTATATGATCACCTGATATGTTCCATATTTTTTATGGAGCAAACCAGCATTTTCAGTTATACAGAGCAACAGCTAATCATGGTAGTACTGAATTACCCTAAGTGAATGGAACTAGGCAGTTTAAAACCGGCACTCCTCCCAAGGCTGAAGCAGTTCTGTTCTAATAAATCTCTCTCCACAAACCCCTGTATGCTTACAAAGTTCAATTTCAGCTATGCTAAGTGTTTAAACTGGGTTTGTCCAGCTAGGCCTGTTAGTAAGTTTCCTAAATGGTCATAGGTAGTGGTTGTtcatttggttttgggttttgtttttaatattaatTACATAAATCAGATTTAAAAGCAGCCTGCATTTGAATAGCAAGAAAATAGAGAATAACAACATTTGACTGAAACATGTATTTTAAATCTCCCACCCAGTCTGCCTAGAAAGAGCTTAAAAACTACTATACAAATTACAACTTAGATAAAAATACCCAGTAAGTTCTTACTCCCAGGACAAGCTTATCAGGCACAGATATAAGTGTGTGTTCTGGTGAATGCCTTCAAAAGTTCAACATGCAAAAGGTACGGTTACACCCCTCACTACATTTCAAAGGACAAAACCTCTTCCATGTTCACAAAGCAGATCTGTAATACTACTTATACAATCAAGAGCAAATTAAATCCCAGAAAAGCACACCATGCTGGTCACAGTTCAGTGATGCTGTGTCAGTAACAGGCAAATTGAGGGTTAAGCTTTCTTTCCAAACTTGTAGAAGAAATACAAATATAGGAACCTCACATGTTCTGTTAGGAACAAAGAGTAATTAGAGTGTTCCTTTCTTCACTACACACAGaaataaagctgtatttacagtatTTACAATTTTCAAGAACTCTGGACTTCTCACACTGTTTTGCAGGAATTCAAATTCTTTTAGCTGAAAAGTAGTTTCACAACAATTCAGAACAGATTGGTTTGTTTAAATAAAGTGTAGCTTAAATGGAAATAAAGCCACCCCTTTCACCTAAGCATCCTGTTGGTTGTGGGATTCTACAGATGTTTGAAGGTGTTTTACACAAGTCAGATATTGCTCATTTTCACAGTTTTCCcaattgaaataaaaaaaatgagCAAGCTGCAGCCATAACCGCTTTTGTATCCAGGCTGCTGCTATCATTGCAACAGGTAGTGAGATCAGAGTTACAAGATCCCCTCAGGTGCTTACAGTTACAAACAAATGTGCTCACATTTAACTAAATTAACTAAAACTTCTTACATGTTTTAAATTCAGCTTAAATTCAGGTATTTTTTTAGAAGTCAGCTTAAAATGCAAATGTACCAGTTTGAAACAAATCTGATGATACTTAGACTTACTCTTGAGTTCCCAAGTGATGATGGAGAACCTTAACCCACAGTCGTGGAAACTACTTTTTAAAGCAGCTGAAAGCCTTAAACTACAAATTTAAAGCAAGACACACAACCCTCCCCAATCAATAATTAAAGGTAATGTTTTAAAATAACATGAAAACTACAGCAAAAATCTGCATGAGAGGAAGATGGTACTCATGTTTTGAGTTGAAAATAATCAAAGCACCTCTTCTGAGCAACATTACTGGAGAGAAAAATTGAAGGCTTCACAGTAATACACACTTTCAGTGCCACTTTACAATGTTTCCTGGAAAGACAGTAAGGATTCAGAACTTGCAGActgaatatgaaaaaaaaaattgtccaGACTTCATAGCAACAGAATTAACagttaaaacaaacagaaatggtGTAACTGACCTATTTCTTGCACAGTAAGacttcaaaagaaaaacaatcaaTTTGAAGTCCTTCACATGCAAGTGACAATAGATGCTGGCACGGGAGCTCTGAATCATTCAGCATGCCTTACATATGAATCAATGTAAATTAACTATAACGAAAGCCTGAGAAGCTAAGCCAAAAGGTAACCTGATGAGATTATTTAGTCCTTTCACACCAGAGAATGGACTATTTTTGAGAGATTACACACTCAGGAGCTGTACTTGCCATTTTGCAAACAGTAGAAATCATTGTCAGTCTTTCCTAGTCTCTTATAATGAAGAGTAGGCAGCTTTGAGGATTCTCTACATGCCACAAGTATCTTCCTCCAAAGAAGGAAGATGCTACTGTAAAGCCAGATCTTTTCAAGTTGAAAAGGAATCACACGTTTGGTCAGAATTTTAGATTAAGAAGATTTTTGTGTTCAAATAGGAGAGTTTCAGCATTCCACACAAGAAGTCTGGAAGTGGCAGCATAGCTGCACGTAAGGCATTTTAGGAATGATTCCAACACAGCTCACTGCCCTCAGCATTTCATTATGTTCAACTAAGACAAGCAACCTCTCACATTTGAGTATTGTTTACTACTAAACCCTTGGTCACCGGGATCAACCCTGAAACCTCTGCAGACCTTCCgtgacagaagcagcaggaagactGAGCACGTCTCATCTGTGGAGCACGGCTGTCCATACGGCTAACTTCAAtctgaggagggagagaggtcACTTCCCACATCCAATCCTCACTAACTGGCCCAGTCCTGAAAGCGGAAACAGTCACTGGCAATCTTCCACACTGTGTTGGTGGGTGTGGCCTGTGCTGTCAGCAAGAAGTTCTGGTTGAAGCTGCGCAGCTTGTCACCATCAAATTTTACTGTCCCACTTGTCACCACGAGCACTGTCGTCTGGCCTTGCGTAGCTTGCTCTTCACAAGGAGAAGTAGTATAAAGAAAACAACTCAAACAAAGACCAGCAGGTAAAGAAGTAGGAACTGTACAtaccagttttgttccattctgGTTATACTAGTCATAGGCTACCAGTTGGTTACACATTCATGACAAATACAGTTTTGTTGCATCATTTCTATACAGACAATGGTGTATTTGCTCACCAACGGTGCTTTTTAATAgccttcctcttttcatctcatCTTGTTCATTTTAGAGCACTAAGACAAACACCTGAGTTTTTGCTTAGAAGAAGCTCTCATTATGacatatacataaatatatttatatttagcATGGTATgtatactttttttccccactatcAGAGATGGTATCTttcacagcagagcaaagcaagcaCGCTTAACCACAGGCTTTTTCCTTAGTTAATTCCCCAAATATCCAATAGAAGTAATTGTTTAAGCTTTCCATTACGTAAGCTTTCCTCTAGTAGCTGTTGATCAGAAAATCTAAAGAACTTAACATCTATTCCAGATGTAAAGAAATCAAGGCACACACAGGTTAATGGTTTATTGCACATTATACTGCAGGTTAAGTATCAGAGGCTACACTTGAGGTTTCCTGACTCTTAGACCTTGTCAACAACAACACAACCTGGTAAGCCAAGACTTTCCCATACATGAAAATACATTACATCTGGATATGAGCTTAACAAAAAACATCCTTAAAACACTTCTCAGACAGAAGAAAAAGCGTGGAGCTACTGCATTACAATTTGTGCTTTACTTATGCACAACCTGACATTTCAACCCTAGTGTTTTCTCTAAGCTCGAAAGGAAGCATTAAGCACTATGATAATTGCAGTACACTTTCAACAGCTATAAAACATCTGAAAAAGAAGTAAACTGTAACACAACCTTACCGTGAACGGGCTGGCAGTCCAACACATTCACCTGGAACTCACTAGACGGCAACATTTCAAAAAATTTGTTCAGCTCCTCTTGCCCAGACACTGCGTTCCCATTCCAAACTAGTGTTGCTTTGTCCAGATACAGTCTTGTTAAAGCCTGAGTGATTAGGAAATCACATATCTGAGGAAAACCTGTAAACACTTACAATGGACAGCAGACAAAGCAATGTTCTTTGAATTCTTATGTTGTGAATTATCGATTTCTTCTGTTACTTCAGCAGATCAAATGTCTTCCTGACACAACAGCTCCTTTTAACAGATAGTGCTCCTCTTTAAGTTGAATAGGGACTCTTATGCCTCCAAATTTAAATAGTGAGATTCCTTTGACAAAGCTAGTGATAGAACTGAACGAATCACTAGCAAAAGAATAGCACTACCTTTCCAGAATAATTTATCACTGATATTTGCAGAGTATGTGTGCATGTCTGTGCAACACAAAGTATGTTAAGAAAGTATAATTTCAggttaaaacaaaaaaagcgACCGAGACCAAGAACAGTGGAAACCTAAAGATTATAGTTATCTGCCCAGAACGTGAAGGTGGCAGTGAAAGTGCTCCTTTtacagcactgctgcacagtaACATAAAATCCTCTATATGGCAATCTAAGAGGAAAAGAGGTCTCAGCCCAGATAATGCATGGTATCAAGCTGTCAGCTGCTTTCAAGTGCAGTGCCGACtagaaaagcaagcaaaacccagacaaaacaGTTCTAACTATTGCCAAAATATTTGCATACCCTTCTTCTTTTATCCATTGTCTCATAATAAATATTGACAAATTCATCTGCTGCTCTACAAGCTTGATCCACATAAGTTTTGAAATCCTggaaagaaataagaaaaacaTACCAAATTACTTAAGTTAGGCAATTTTATGCAACCCAGTTGTCTATGCAGTTTCTCCAGCAAGTCATTTTGGTTGGACTTCCACATGCTGGATGTATTTCAGTATCAAATACTCCAGTGCTATATccgcaggaaaaaaaaacaaccaacaaacattCCTCATATCATTACTTCTCTTACAAGTGGCTATTTTTATTCATCTAATGGTAGCACACCACTGTTGTCACATCACTGCACTGTGATCACACTTGGTTACTTAGTCAGTCTGTTTAGCCACCTGGCCCTGACTTCTCACAGAACTTGAACTGTGACATCGTGGAAAGCACTGACTCTGACTTTCCTGTCCATGCATCTATAAAGCTTACTTTGGTTCTGTTAATATATTTTACTTAAGATTATCATTGCTCTGTTTCAGCATTATACTATCAACATTTGCACATCAACCAGTACTTCACAATTTAACTACTTAGAACTTCTTGGCAGTCTTTAATGAATATGGACCAGATTTACCAAGAATTCCTCCAGTACTGCCATAAGAAACACTTCTGTTCAGAGAAGCTTTTCCTAACTGCTGAACCTACAGGTCGATTCCAACAAAATGCAACAGTAGTAGCCTTAAATTAAGATGCTGTGTTCAGAACTTCTGCTAAGGGAAGAGTGATCATAACTCAGCCCATTATGCTGTTTGGCTGTTACCCCTCAATATGCACACATCTGCACACACACTTCCTAACCAGCAGCCCAACATACCACCATTTAACTGTCAAACAGCCAAACCTCACATGAGGCAGAGCACTCAAGAAAACAGGAGACTGGAACAAGCTATCAAGACACCAACAGTAAAAGTCAAGTGGAAAGCAGGCTTTGGTGGATTACAATCTCCAGCAAAGTTCATTACCACAGCCCAAAATGTTTTTAGTTTCTAAGAACAACTTAAGTTGAAAGAAACCTCTGgtggtcacctagtccaaataTTTGCTCAAAGTAGAGGCAACTTCAAAGTTTAATCGATGTTCAAAGCTAGATCTgactgctcaaggtctcacctCCAGACATGTTTTGCACATCTCTGAGGATGGACATTTCCCAGCTTCTTTAGGCTCCTGTCCCAAAATCTAATAACCTCCCTCTGGAATATTTCTTACTAGTGTTTAACAGAAAAACCATACCtaaaaaacacaacaaccaaccccacctc
This genomic window from Pogoniulus pusillus isolate bPogPus1 chromosome 19, bPogPus1.pri, whole genome shotgun sequence contains:
- the NXT2 gene encoding NTF2-related export protein 2 isoform X2, which produces MAASVDFKTYVDQACRAADEFVNIYYETMDKRRRALTRLYLDKATLVWNGNAVSGQEELNKFFEMLPSSEFQVNVLDCQPVHEQATQGQTTVLVVTSGTVKFDGDKLRSFNQNFLLTAQATPTNTVWKIASDCFRFQDWAS
- the NXT2 gene encoding NTF2-related export protein 2 isoform X1; translated protein: MDKRRRALTRLYLDKATLVWNGNAVSGQEELNKFFEMLPSSEFQVNVLDCQPVHEQATQGQTTVLVVTSGTVKFDGDKLRSFNQNFLLTAQATPTNTVWKIASDCFRFQDWAS